One Terriglobia bacterium DNA segment encodes these proteins:
- a CDS encoding amino acid permease produces the protein MISSTPVTTPAESKPTLVRGLSLLDSVLLLVGGIIGSAVFLAVSDVAEHLSDPRLFLAVWVIGGGISLLACFAFAELGAMFPSAGGQYIYLREAYGEFYGFLFGWMVLFINFSGTVAALAVGFATYGDEVLPYGAKQALLEIGGWSVTRGQVVALLAIAVLTWVNVIGLRRVAVMQNIATWMKFAAIAVFVVLGVAIGKGSGANFTTPAPNSHPIPLLFAVVVALNGVFFAYDGWNYITCAAGEVKNPQRNIPRALVLGVIAVAIIYVSLNVVYLYALPLAQIKDERTIAKAAAITLFAPGVGRWISLLITVSCFGAASACILAGARVVYAMACDRAFFPQLSYVHPRYRTPSLALVVLGAWSGVLALSGKYDELYTYVMFVGVIAYVATVAGVFVLRKKRPDAERPYRCTGYPFVPALYLVAASVWAAIVAYEKPKEAIAGAVIMLIGVPGYVYWRRGANKTG, from the coding sequence ATGATCTCTTCCACTCCCGTGACCACTCCTGCCGAATCCAAGCCGACGCTGGTCCGCGGGCTGTCGCTGCTGGATTCTGTTCTGCTGCTGGTGGGCGGGATCATCGGCTCGGCGGTCTTCCTGGCGGTGAGCGACGTCGCAGAACACCTGTCCGATCCGCGGCTCTTTCTCGCGGTCTGGGTGATTGGCGGCGGGATCTCCCTGCTGGCGTGCTTCGCCTTCGCCGAGCTGGGCGCGATGTTCCCCAGCGCCGGCGGGCAGTACATCTATCTGCGCGAAGCTTACGGCGAGTTCTACGGCTTCCTGTTCGGATGGATGGTGCTGTTCATCAATTTCAGCGGCACGGTGGCGGCGCTGGCAGTCGGCTTCGCCACCTACGGCGACGAAGTACTTCCCTACGGAGCGAAACAGGCGCTGCTGGAGATCGGCGGATGGTCGGTCACCCGCGGGCAGGTGGTCGCGCTGCTCGCCATCGCCGTGCTGACCTGGGTCAACGTGATCGGTCTGCGCCGTGTCGCGGTCATGCAGAACATCGCCACCTGGATGAAGTTCGCGGCCATCGCGGTGTTCGTGGTGCTGGGTGTTGCGATCGGAAAAGGATCGGGCGCCAACTTCACCACGCCCGCGCCGAACTCCCACCCGATCCCGCTGCTGTTCGCGGTCGTGGTCGCGCTGAACGGCGTCTTCTTTGCCTACGACGGCTGGAACTACATCACCTGCGCGGCGGGAGAGGTGAAGAACCCGCAGCGGAATATCCCCCGGGCGCTGGTGCTGGGCGTGATCGCGGTGGCCATCATCTACGTCAGCCTGAACGTGGTGTATCTGTACGCGCTGCCACTGGCGCAGATCAAGGACGAGCGGACCATCGCGAAAGCGGCGGCCATCACGCTCTTCGCTCCGGGCGTCGGGCGCTGGATCTCGCTGCTGATCACGGTCTCCTGCTTCGGCGCGGCGTCGGCTTGCATCCTGGCGGGCGCGCGCGTGGTGTACGCCATGGCCTGCGACCGCGCTTTTTTTCCGCAGCTTTCGTACGTGCATCCGCGCTACCGCACGCCGTCGCTGGCGCTGGTGGTGCTGGGTGCGTGGTCGGGGGTGCTGGCGCTCAGCGGCAAGTACGACGAGCTCTACACCTACGTGATGTTCGTGGGCGTGATCGCCTACGTGGCCACGGTGGCGGGCGTGTTCGTGCTGCGCAAGAAGCGGCCGGATGCCGAACGGCCCTATCGCTGCACCGGATATCCGTTCGTGCCGGCGCTCTACCTGGTGGCCGCGAGCGTTTGGGCGGCGATCGTCGCGTACGAGAAACCGAAGGAGGCGATCGCGGGTGCGGTCATCATGCTGATCGGCGTGCCGGGATACGTGTACTGGCGGCGTGGCGCCAACAAAACCGGCTGA
- a CDS encoding 60S ribosomal export protein NMD3, translating into MAERAEAKPQPLYCPKCGREVDDPLTCGDCSAVICRVCGTPLESPDELGIG; encoded by the coding sequence ATGGCCGAACGAGCTGAAGCGAAGCCGCAACCGCTTTACTGTCCCAAGTGCGGGCGCGAGGTGGATGATCCGCTCACCTGCGGGGACTGTTCGGCCGTGATCTGCCGGGTCTGCGGCACGCCGCTGGAATCTCCCGACGAGCTAGGGATCGGATGA
- a CDS encoding lysophospholipase: MGLEIAHLARRIIVILATVYVLLGAALFIAQRRLIFFPNRDVSLAPDYFGVKYEDIFIEVHDAEGGKLNAWWAPTEVPNSKAIILFHGNAESISGLAKQTQRFHQLGCAVLAVEYRGYGHSTGGLPSEASVYADAEAAWNYLVGQRGVQPRNIYIYGHSLGGAVAMDLAAKHPDAAGVILESTFTSAADLGRRLTLFRVFPLRLLVTQRFDSLHKAPRLKIPVLVIHGDADPVIPYAVGRDLYAAAPQPKRFFTVPGGDHDHIAEIGGAAYLQALREFIH; the protein is encoded by the coding sequence ATGGGTCTGGAGATCGCACATCTCGCGCGCCGGATCATCGTGATTCTCGCGACCGTCTACGTGCTGCTTGGGGCGGCGCTCTTCATCGCACAACGGCGGCTAATCTTCTTTCCCAACCGCGATGTCAGCCTAGCTCCTGACTACTTCGGGGTGAAATACGAGGACATCTTCATCGAGGTGCACGACGCGGAGGGCGGGAAGCTGAACGCATGGTGGGCCCCGACCGAGGTTCCGAACAGCAAGGCCATCATCCTGTTCCACGGCAATGCCGAGAGCATCTCGGGTCTTGCGAAGCAGACACAGCGGTTCCACCAGCTAGGCTGCGCCGTGCTTGCGGTCGAATATCGTGGCTACGGGCACAGTACGGGCGGCTTACCGTCGGAGGCAAGCGTCTACGCCGACGCCGAAGCGGCGTGGAACTACCTGGTGGGACAGCGCGGGGTGCAACCGCGGAATATCTACATCTACGGACACTCACTGGGAGGCGCGGTGGCGATGGACCTCGCCGCCAAACATCCCGACGCCGCCGGGGTCATTTTGGAAAGTACATTCACGTCCGCCGCCGACCTGGGCCGCCGCCTGACCCTGTTTCGAGTTTTTCCTCTGCGACTGCTGGTGACGCAACGCTTCGATTCACTCCACAAGGCGCCTCGGTTGAAGATTCCGGTACTGGTGATCCATGGCGACGCGGATCCGGTGATCCCGTATGCGGTCGGACGGGATCTGTACGCTGCGGCGCCGCAGCCAAAACGGTTCTTCACCGTGCCCGGAGGGGACCACGATCACATCGCGGAGATCGGCGGTGCGGCCTACCTCCAGGCGCTCCGCGAGTTCATCCACTAG
- a CDS encoding class I SAM-dependent methyltransferase, which yields MNPDERLRSEFNKWAEAGRGEEMERHHLDITEKTIRHMELRPGERVLDLGCGAGWATRILARLVGEGPEGHGQVIGIDISDEMIRRARAASKDFDNVMFVVGSAEKIPWEENFFDKVLSVESFYYYPDQDRALNELFRIMAPRGRLFILINLYQDNPYSLRWVDSLEVPVHARSKQEYVDLLHAHAFEDVQALQIPDDTPTPEEYSGKWFKNAQELREFKRIGALLLIGTKPNFRSPAPGYQIY from the coding sequence ATGAATCCCGACGAGCGACTCCGCTCCGAATTCAACAAATGGGCCGAGGCCGGCCGCGGCGAGGAGATGGAGCGCCATCACCTCGACATCACGGAGAAGACCATCCGCCACATGGAGCTGCGTCCCGGCGAGCGCGTGCTTGACCTGGGCTGCGGCGCCGGATGGGCCACGCGCATCCTCGCCCGCCTGGTGGGCGAAGGCCCCGAAGGGCACGGGCAAGTCATCGGCATCGACATCTCCGACGAAATGATCCGCCGCGCCCGGGCGGCCTCGAAAGACTTCGACAACGTCATGTTCGTGGTCGGCTCGGCGGAGAAGATCCCCTGGGAAGAGAACTTCTTCGACAAGGTGCTCTCGGTCGAATCGTTCTACTATTACCCCGACCAGGACCGGGCGCTGAACGAGCTCTTCCGCATCATGGCCCCGCGCGGCCGGCTGTTCATCCTCATCAACCTCTACCAGGACAACCCCTACTCGCTGCGCTGGGTGGATTCTCTCGAAGTGCCGGTACACGCGCGCTCCAAGCAGGAGTACGTGGACTTGCTCCATGCCCACGCCTTCGAGGACGTGCAGGCTCTCCAGATCCCCGACGACACGCCTACGCCCGAGGAGTATTCCGGCAAATGGTTTAAGAACGCCCAGGAACTGCGCGAGTTCAAGCGCATCGGCGCGCTGCTCCTGATTGGGACAAAGCCCAACTTCCGCTCCCCCGCGCCGGGATACCAGATCTACTAG